A window of the Tunturibacter empetritectus genome harbors these coding sequences:
- a CDS encoding HD domain-containing protein — MSSKLKSTGEQVIQPYRAALETYIATNANPTHKFGHQPRLYALTQQIGQALTYDDDVVFAAVWLHDLGVFIGHRPEDAAALKTWDHVAYIIERAPAILTEAGFPAEKIPAVLEVIRTHQPQDTPLTLEATIARDADILEQLGAIGITRTLAKLGSDTRFCTFTDALHALKKQLTTLPDQLKLDTSRALAIPRFHIMQSFLDALESEAGPNLY; from the coding sequence ATGTCATCTAAGTTGAAATCCACCGGCGAACAGGTCATCCAACCCTATCGGGCCGCCCTCGAAACCTACATCGCCACTAACGCGAACCCAACCCACAAGTTCGGCCATCAGCCACGTCTCTACGCCCTCACCCAACAAATCGGACAAGCCCTCACCTACGACGACGACGTAGTCTTCGCCGCCGTATGGCTCCACGACCTCGGCGTCTTCATAGGCCACCGCCCTGAAGATGCGGCAGCCCTCAAGACCTGGGACCACGTCGCCTACATCATAGAAAGAGCCCCCGCCATCCTTACCGAAGCCGGCTTCCCCGCAGAAAAAATCCCCGCCGTCCTCGAAGTCATCCGCACCCACCAGCCCCAAGACACTCCCCTCACCCTCGAAGCCACCATCGCCCGTGACGCCGACATCCTCGAGCAGTTAGGTGCCATCGGCATCACCCGCACCCTCGCCAAACTCGGCAGCGACACCCGCTTCTGCACCTTCACCGATGCCCTCCACGCCCTCAAAAAACAACTCACCACCCTCCCCGATCAGCTTAAACTCGACACCTCCCGAGCCCTCGCCATACCCCGCTTTCACATCATGCAATCCTTCCTCGATGCCCTCGAATCCGAAGCCGGCCCAAATCTCTACTAG
- a CDS encoding agmatine deiminase family protein: MSQTPAHQHYRMPAEWSPHAATWIAWPHNAEDWPGKFQPIPLVYSEIVRHLSGVEDVHILVNDLAAERRATNLLRRAGANLARLHFHHWPTDRVWLRDSGPIFVKKMAEGSIKKSTEASTRHPQGELAITNWHFNAWAKYDNWHRDDQIPSHVAQLYNMPQSQPETINYIGHPHRLVLEGGSIDTNGAGLLLTTEECLLSEIQQRNPGLGTEAETRARLEQAFHDYLGIEKVLWLHKGCAGDDTHGHVDDITRFVGENKILTAVEPNTHDENHLPLAENLDRLRSFRNLDNQPFEIVELPMPAPVTFEGQRLPASYANFYIANGLVLVPTFNDPNDRHALNILSDCFPDRDIIGIHAVDLVWGLGTLHCLSQQEPA; the protein is encoded by the coding sequence ATGTCGCAGACACCCGCCCATCAGCACTACCGCATGCCCGCCGAGTGGTCCCCTCACGCCGCCACCTGGATCGCGTGGCCTCACAACGCCGAAGACTGGCCCGGCAAATTCCAACCCATCCCCTTGGTCTACTCAGAGATCGTCCGCCACCTGTCTGGAGTGGAGGATGTGCACATCCTCGTCAACGACCTCGCCGCCGAGCGCCGCGCCACCAACCTCCTCCGCCGCGCCGGAGCCAACCTCGCCCGCCTCCACTTCCACCACTGGCCCACCGACCGCGTCTGGCTCCGCGATTCTGGCCCCATCTTTGTAAAAAAGATGGCTGAAGGCTCCATCAAGAAGAGTACCGAAGCCTCCACCAGACACCCGCAAGGCGAGCTAGCCATCACCAACTGGCACTTCAACGCCTGGGCCAAGTACGACAACTGGCATCGCGACGACCAGATCCCCAGCCACGTCGCCCAGCTCTACAACATGCCCCAGTCGCAACCCGAGACCATCAACTACATCGGCCACCCGCACCGCCTCGTCCTCGAAGGCGGCAGCATCGACACCAACGGCGCCGGCCTCCTCCTCACCACCGAAGAGTGTCTCCTCTCCGAGATCCAGCAACGCAACCCCGGCCTCGGCACAGAAGCCGAAACGCGCGCCCGCCTCGAGCAAGCCTTCCACGACTACCTCGGCATCGAAAAAGTTCTCTGGCTCCACAAAGGCTGCGCAGGCGACGACACCCACGGCCACGTCGACGACATCACCCGCTTCGTCGGCGAGAACAAAATCCTCACCGCCGTCGAGCCCAACACCCACGACGAAAATCATCTCCCCCTCGCCGAAAACCTCGACCGCCTGCGCAGCTTCCGCAATCTCGACAACCAGCCCTTCGAGATCGTCGAACTCCCCATGCCCGCCCCCGTCACCTTCGAGGGCCAGCGCCTCCCCGCCAGCTACGCCAACTTCTACATCGCCAATGGCCTCGTCCTGGTCCCCACCTTCAACGACCCCAACGACCGCCACGCCCTCAACATCCTTTCCGACTGCTTCCCCGACCGCGATATCATCGGCATCCACGCCGTCGACCTCGTCTGGGGCCTCGGCACCCTCCACTGCCTCAGCCAACAGGAACCTGCATGA